Proteins encoded in a region of the Augochlora pura isolate Apur16 chromosome 4, APUR_v2.2.1, whole genome shotgun sequence genome:
- the LOC144469366 gene encoding serine/threonine-protein kinase ATR, protein MEVNDNSIILQSSSSITVADSVWKFINSPIIAIFSDLKNATAEQMLRSLLESILKGSATLTTVLIPPYTNGLQNDLLQCQYAAFTTWLFGTMFYVVGEPLSNEILANSIEIQACMLRILSRHHITMFEIISNEYMNILQEILEFYKSNGDVEELKLAKFNADKEIIENLDLQAFPVTIMYSNVPQIQMSILKIIEKTGVSVWNGTALSDIMMKMLIVSVPHVKIMVLNICTKLIESSLMNRGEVENLILHFIEIVKIIPAWLSSRELQANQLHQFVQILTRFIQSSPIFPNNIELCFQIGHLVVHELIKYRDNVKVTEKLKEIICHKIKQYFTKEPRVCTLSEAKEFISYFEYYPDFIIIFNHCILTEIRRNFSKNNLVSEFCEPWKLVRTELISAAKSGKLEKCVHILKASDILQCWLRELKLSMNLYANDDLDDILQIFIQNLRSGQCQQSKIIFECFIHMVGHNEANKDVLHKLLALPIITHTEMSTEIINNHVKEAAESLDIATKLRCLEAFCEFGNGMEALNMLNNCVSSGRTDLTVAAVQNSVLLLKNGETKFEDIARYILQPALQSKKENVHEELVNVLGKTSCYLSGHADFVREADNTKWKIQCKCCTDNVKSDINPYVYYVSNEYDCLLSSYFSLLSSKFHSVRLCISKNILSFSNHINSFNKHEITKVWCLYIEDENSITRFNIATAIKGILNNEINVAKKSVVSIEYDVPASLDEFVDLIINTMANALMKALENSNHALQETVLLTARNFASIQLYTAERQILNLFLISILYSTSSPASVAFATTAYSNYAKLLNVSTKVLYVKYKKDFLKVIMQCAVHNFIKYSYNVATSIHRVAKCIGYEGSRQLLRKDGHYAVSFLLSFGVDPPNVKTLLRDIAELVSMDEKQMLKEYFPYICSYAFLNMSLATAAECLRLVSNITQMNLSVLTRQSFMGIFEEFMLNFHESPEKVIGLLKIISDYDSSSEKNYITHKGIKSYLNLRLHGILVNFDIKLGSKSDEYTQQSALASLAALMRLMGPEYLSPLRYKILATLRTSLAFKRPGFGPLLCDAWDAFIHNITIKELGPLLPTICISLISLLNIYPEKIIAMLKFLVIACNEEDSNHTAELFFIDDVDIPDEIATAIKARVLQARPKGFEANLKLWLKRITHETDEVRSRALTYLQKFLAEHRSQLNQMILTETDIHPLIVELLDTLLIGCQHKDENIRLLYGECLGELGAIEPSLLPRRIISRDDCKFISDMNEEFACAMLFEHVRAFQMQNSSHSMDCFSLAIQEILKAYEITPQGKNSELWNNLPLTTRQIIFPFLTSHYKIAAVSDDKMFPHPIYGSEAGSSVENWAYSWLCSMFKNIHDERLNSVLRACKLALKRDIKILTFCLPHVVSYIITNGTEQEHIKIREEMLTIIDVRKKPTLDSELSRHRPLRNGHSIKADDTRISEETRRTRCAQVVFSVLDHLQRWLWEQRLDRSHKYKAVENFCKKLDSLIVAEGCYQSREYHRALMYLEKYMASSNKGLSEPMEGGLLAKIYAQLDEPDGISGILASQDHTPTVQQLILAHEVNGQLQDAATCYERLAQKKALKHTYLQGMIQCYLGLDQPFTAKHITEGVLSSRPELEPLMIENEPFWRLAHFTRLDDTPQKNIKHSLLEDLKQGIKPDLLSLKQNLVMLLEDASRPGAYQQCYSYIMKLHILNEFDKAVSTMMTNVDQLPLIFEEWEKRGQLVRSSRGVEFVLSMRRATLDLAVQLNKQVNDRDNSVLKQEIGKIWLKSAKIARKRGLHQQAYMYILSASDSCPLQQLYIEQAQLYWQKGCQEDAFTTLKRCFSNCFQPSTYYRSLSSSECVEERKQCAKAKLLYAKYNDETVNVDTDANIMNYKESIEVWREWEKSLLSCAQYYESVIDRLSDEEKDKKGRDLQVHTMNFYGKSLQYGCKYIHQSMPRMLTIWLDFASRVTSRSNHYVNDEIEKFRRDALLKMTKIMEVYQERLPIFMWLTAFSQLVSRICHPSTEVQNTLHTIVVKLIFAYPQHCLWMMASVINSSYPARQRRCQAILNHSKLKTGEMLKLIKDFHKLWERLIELSNKSIPDGVLNTTVSNLSRNLPRLLSTKDFSPIMMPTTKFKQLHLPSKGVSLENHNPFSSNWVHISGIEENVAVMPSLQRPRRITLIGSDGKKYLFMCKPKDDLRRDFRLMEFNDIVNKYLQNDPESRQRRLYIRTYSVVPLNEECGLIEWVPNLVGFRPVIINLYKERGIATSNRELRSMLCALKDPLEKKRKVFLEQLLPRHPSVLGDWFRLTFPDPYGWYEARTAYIRTTAVMSMVGYILGLGDRHGENILYDSKCGDCVHVDFNCLFNRGELFDWPERVPFRLTHNMVDAMGPLKIEGPFRRACETTMRVLRQQSSTLLSVLTPFVYDPLVSWNKNQTCEGGEKTNEKAVEHIKNIEQRLKGLIRSHGKKLENIALNLSVEGQTNHLILEATNLDNLCQMYFGWGAYM, encoded by the exons TAATGCAGACAAAGAGATCATAGAGAATTTAGATCTACAAGCATTCCCTGTTACAATAATGTATTCGAATGTACCACAGATACAGATGTCCattctgaaaattattgagaaGACTGGTGTCTCAGTGTGGAATGGAACAGCACTTTCAGACATTATGATGAAAATGCTCATTGTATCTGTTCCACATGTAAAGATAATGGTACTAAATATCTGCACAAAATTAATAGAGTCTTCTTTAATGAACAGAGGGGAAgtggaaaatttaatacttcactttattgaaattgtgaaaataattcctGCATGGTTGTCTTCACGTGAATTACAAGCAAATCAATTACATCAGTTTGTACAGATACTTACTCGATTTATTCAATCATCACCAATTTTTCCAAACAATATTGAATTGTGCTTTCAAATTGGACATCTGGTGGTTCAtgaattaatcaaatatagAGATAATGTGAAAGTTACAGAAAAACTGAAAGAGATAATTTGTCATAAAATTAAGCAGTATTTTACCAAGGAACCAAGAGTTTGTACTCTCTCTGAGgcaaaagaattcatttcatatttcgaGTACTACCCggatttcattattatttttaatcactgTATTCTCACCGAAATCAGACGCAATTTTAGTAAGAATAATTTAGTCAGTGAGTTTTGTGAACCATGGAAGCTTGTAAGAACTGAACTGATTTCTGCAGCAAAATCAGGAAAGTTAGAGAAATGTGTACACATTTTGAAAGCATCAGATATTTTACAGTGTTGGCTGAGGGAACTGAAATTATCAATGAATTTGTATGCAAATGACGACCTTGAtgatattttgcaaatattcatACAGAATTTGAGGTCAGGACAGTGCCAGCAGAGTAAAATTATCTTTGAGTGTTTTATACATATGGTGGGACATAATGAAGCAAACAAGGATGTTCTCCATAAGTTACTGGCACTACCCATCATTACACATACTGAAATGtctacagaaataattaataatcacgTGAAAGAGGCAGCAGAGTCCTTAGATATTGCAACGAAATTAAGATGCCTTGAAGCTTTTTGCGAATTTGGCAATGGAATGGAAGCattaaacatgttaaataattgtgtGTCAAGTGGTAGAACTGATTTAACAGTTGCAGCTGTGCA AAATAGTGTGCTGCTTCTCAAAAACGGGGAAACTAAATTTGAAGATATTGCAAGATACATTCTTCAACCTGCATTGCagtcgaaaaaagaaaatgtccATGAAGAACTTGTAAATGTATTGGGTAAAACAAGTTGCTACTTATCTGGGCATGCAGACTTTGTCAG GGAAGCAGAcaatacaaaatggaaaatacaatgtaaatgTTGTACTGACAATGTTAAAAGCGATATAAATCCTTATGTCTATTATGTTTCAAACGAATATGACTGTCTTTTGAGTTCATATTTTAGCCTGTTATCATCAAAGTTTCATTCAGTGCGTTTATgcatttccaaaaatatattatcattttcgaatcatataaattcatttaataaacatGAAATTACAAAAGTGTGGTGTTTGTACATAGAAGACGAAAACTCCATAACTCGCTTTAATATTGCCACGGCAATCAAAGGAAtactaaataatgaaataaatgtagcAAAGAAGTCTGTTGTATCTATAGAATACGATGTACCTGCTTCATTGGATGAATTtgtcgatttaataattaatactatggCAAATGCACTTATGAAAGCTCTGGAAAATTCGAACCATGCGCTTCAGGAAACTGTACTACTTACAGCTAGAAATTTTGCAAG tattcAGTTGTATACTGCCGAGAGACAAATTTTGAACTTATTTCTCATCTCTATACTATACTCTACATCATCTCCGGCCTCAGTAGCGTTTGCTACAACTGCCTATAGCAACTATGCTAAATTATTGAACGTTTCAACCAAAGTgttatatgttaaatataagaaagatTTTCTTAAG gTCATAATGCAATGTGCAgtacacaattttataaaatattcttacaaTGTGGCCACGTCGATACACCGTGTTGCGAAGTGCATTGGATACGAGGGTTCACGGCAATTATTACGCAAAGACGGTCATTATGCAGTTAgctttttactttctttcgGCGTTGATCCACCAAATGTAAAAACTCTATTGCGTGACATAGCGGAGTTAGTCAGTATGGATGAAAAacaaatgttaaaagaatacTTTCCT TACATCTGCAGTTacgcatttttaaatatgtctCTCGCTACTGCTGCAGAATGCTTAAGATTAGTGTCTAATATTACACAAATGAATTTATCTGTACTCACAAGACAATCATTTatg gGTATATTTGAggaatttatgttaaattttcatgaaTCTCCTGAGAAAGTAATTggattgttaaaaatcatttctgatTACGATAGCAGCtcggaaaaaaattatattacacataAAGGAATT AAATCTTATTTGAATTTACGTTTGCACGGTATACTAGTAAATTTTGACATTAAACTTGGTTCAAAATCAGATGAGTACACGCAGCAATCTGCACTAGCGTCATTGGCTGCATTAATGAGATTAATGGGGCCAGAATATTTAAGTCCGTTAAGATATAAAATCCTAGCCACTTTGAGAACTTCATTAGCATTCAAGAGACCAGGATTCGGGCCTCTTCTATGCGATGCATGGGACGCATTCATTCATAA TATAACTATTAAAGAACTAGGTCCGCTCCTTCCAACTATATGCATATCATTAATATcattgttaaacatttatcCTGAAAAAATCATTGCCATGTTGAAGTTCCTCGTTATCGCATGCAATGAAGAAGATTCCAATCACACTGCAGAATTATTCTTCATAGACGATGTAGATATTCCTGACGAAATTGCTACTGCAATTAAGGCGCGCGTTTTACAAGCCAG aCCCAAAGGTTTTGAagcaaatctaaaattatgGCTGAAACGTATCACACATGAAACAGATGAAGTAAGGTCTAGAGCTTTAAcgtatttgcaaaaattcctGGCAGAACATCGTAGCCAATTAAATCAAATGATTCTGACTGAAACGGATATTCATCCGCTCATAGTTGAG ttgttAGATACGTTGTTAATTGGATGTCAGCATAAAGATGAAAATATACGCTTATTATACGGAGAATGTTTAGGCGAATTAGGTGCCATTGAACCGAGTCTTTTACCACGCCGAATAATCTCTAGAG atgATTGTAAATTTATCTCCGATATGAATGAAGAATTCGCCTGTGCTATGCTCTTTGAACATGTGCGAGCCTTTCAAATGCAAAACAGTAGTCACAGTATGGATTGCTTCTCACTTGCCATTCAG gaaattttaaaagcatACGAGATTACACCCCAAGGTAAAAACAGTGAACTATGGAACAATTTACCATTGACAACGAGGCAAATCATTTTTCCCTTTTTGACGTCACATTACAAAATAGCAGCCGTGAGTGACGACAAAATGTTTCCTCATCCTATTTATGG TTCTGAAGCTGGTTCATCTGTTGAAAATTGGGCATATAGTTGGCTCTGTAGtatgttcaaaaatattcaCGATGAAAGGCTCAATAGTGTACTGCGTGCGTGCAAATTAGCCTTGAAAAGggacataaaaatattaacattttgtcTGCCACATGTTGTGT CGTACATCATAACAAATGGCACAGAACAAGAACACATAAAAATACGAGAGGAAAtgttgacaataattgatgTCAGGAAAAAGCCTACTCTTGATTCTGAATTGTCCCGTCACCGACCTCTTAGAAATGGACACAGCATTAAAGCAGATGACACAAGAATTTCAGAGGAAACTAGACGCACGCGTTGTGCACAG GTCGTATTTTCAGTATTAGATCATTTACAAAGATGGTTGTGGGAGCAAAGGCTGGATCGTAGTCATAAATATAAAGCAGTCGAAA actTCTGCAAAAAATTGGATTCGCTGATAGTGGCTGAAGGTTGTTATCAGTCTAGAGAATATCATAGAGCTCTAATGTATTTGGAGAAGTACATGGCTTCATCCAATAAAGGGTTGTCTGAACCCATGGAAGGAGGACTGCTAGCT aaaatatatgcaCAATTGGATGAGCCAGATGGTATATCTGGTATACTAGCTTCTCAAGATCACACACCAACAGTTCAACAATTAATCTTGGCTCATGAAGTTAATGGGCAGCTTCAG gACGCAGCTACATGCTACGAAAGACTAGCTCAAAAGAAAGCATTAAAACATACCTATCTACAAGGTATGATTCAATGCTATCTTGGTCTTGACCAGCCATTCACAGCGAAACATATTACCGAAGGAGTTTTGAGCAGCAG acCAGAATTGGAACCACTAATGATCGAAAATGAGCCTTTCTGGAGATTAGCTCATTTTACCAGACTGGATGATACTCCACAGAAGAACATAAAACATAGTCTTTTAGAAGATCTTAAGCAAGGCATAAAGCCAGacttattatcattaaaacAAAACTTAGTAATGCTATTGGAAGATGCATCACGCCCCGGAGCTTACCAACAATGTTACTCCTACATTATGAA ATTGCACATATTGAATGAGTTCGATAAGGCAGTGTCCACGATGATGACGAACGTAGACCAGCTTCCACTGATATTCGAAGAGTGGGAGAAGCGTGGTCAGCTTGTTAGATCTTCTCGTGGAGTGGAATTTGTATTAAGCATGCGTAGAGCCACTCTAGACTTAGcagttcaattaaataaacaagtcAATGACAGAGACAATTCTGTTCTTAAACaggaaattggaaaaatttggCTCAAGAGCGCCAAAATTGCGAGGAA GAGAGGACTTCATCAACAAGCATACATGTATATTCTCTCAGCTAGTGATTCCTGCCCGTTACAACAGCTTTACATTGAACAGGCTCAATTGTATTGGCAAAAAGGCTGTCAAGAAGATGCTTTCACGACATTAAAACGATGCTTCTCAAACTGTTTCCAACCATCTACATACTACAGATCATTGTCATCTTCAGAATGCGTTGAAGAAAGGAAACAATGTGCAAAG GCGAAACTTCTGTATGCAAAATACAATGATGAAACTGTGAACGTAGATACTGATGctaatattatgaattataaagaGTCTATCGAGGTTTGGAGAGAATGGGAGAAAAGTTTACTTTCCTGTGCTCAGTATTATGAATCCGTTATAGATAGGTTGTCTGATGAAGAAAAGGACAAGAAAGGACG GGATTTACAAGTGCATACCATGAATTTCTATGGGAAATCGCTTCAGTATGGTTGCAAATATATTCATCAATCTATGCCGAGAATGTTGACTATCTGGCTAGATTTTGCTTCTCGTGTAACGTCACGGTCCAACCATTATGTAAacgatgaaattgaaaagtttcgACGCGAtgcgttattaaaaatgacgaaaatCATGG aAGTGTACCAAGAACGACTACCGATATTTATGTGGCTGACTGCGTTCAGCCAACTTGTATCTCGAATATGCCATCCATCGACAGAAGTGCAAAATACTCTTCATACGATAGTAGTGAAGTTAATTTTTGCTTATCCTCAACATTGCTTATGGATGATGGCATCAGTTATTAAT TCCTCTTATCCTGCGCGACAAAGACGTTGTCAAGCGATTCTAAATCATTCCAAACTAAAAACAGGAGAGATGCTGAAACTCATCAAGGACTTCCACAAATTGTGGGAGAGACTCATTGAGTTGTCTAATAAATCAATACCGGAT GGTGTCCTGAACACTACAGTCAGCAACTTATCGCGAAATCTACCTCGTTTATTGTCGACTAAAGACTTCAGCCCAATTATGATGCCAACAACTAAATTTAAGCAGCTTCATTTACCCTCTAAAGGTGTATCACTAGAGAACCATAATCCATTTTCATc AAATTGGGTGCATATATCTGGAATAGAAGAAAATGTAGCTGTTATGCCGTCTCTCCAGAGACCACGACGCATTACGTTGATAGGATCAGATGGTAAAAAGTACCTATTCATGTGTAAACCAAAGGACGATTTACGCAGGGATTTCAGATTAATGGAGTTCAATGACATAGTAAACAAGTATCTACAGAACGACCCAGAATCTCGCCAAAGGAGGCTGTACATTCGAACATAT AGTGTAGTACCCTTAAATGAAGAATGTGGTTTAATAGAATGGGTACCAAATCTAGTAGGCTTTAGGCCGgtcataattaatttgtataaagaaaGGGGTATCGCTACTTCAAATAGAGAACTCAGAAGCATGTTATGCG CATTAAAAGATCCTctggagaagaagagaaaagtgTTCCTAGAACAACTTCTGCCGCGACATCCTTCTGTTCTTGGTGATTGGTTTCGTCTTACATTCCCTGATCCATACGGATg GTATGAGGCGCGTACCGCATACATTCGAACCACAGCAGTAATGTCCATGGTGGGATATATCCTTGGCTTAGGAGATCGGCATGGggagaatatattatatgattctAAATGTGGTGATTGTGTGCACGTGGATTTCAACTGTTTATTCAACAGG GGAGAATTATTTGATTGGCCAGAGCGAGTACCATTTCGTTTAACGCATAACATGGTGGACGCTATGGggccattaaaaattgaggGACCATTTAGACGTGCTTGTGAGACTACTATGAGGGTTCTTCGACAACAATCTAGTACGTTATTAAGCGTACTCACACCGTTTGTTTATGATCCACTTGTCAGctggaataaaaatcaaacatGCGAGGGAGGtgaaaaaacaaatgaaaag GCTGTGGAGCACATAAAGAATATAGAACAGCGATTAAAGGGCTTGATTCGATCCCATggaaagaaattagaaaacatTGCGCTAAATCTGAGCGTTGAAGGACAAACAAATCATCTGATTTTGGAAGCAACAAATTTAGATAATCTTTGTCAAATGTATTTTGGTTGGGGTGCGTACATGTAA
- the LOC144469370 gene encoding odorant receptor 13a-like encodes MNVENYIFINLFVLKFVGLYPINVLRYAICISSVILIVIPLVAYVNENRDNLNDLLETSSTLLTILLGILKSLIWFFKRKKLELLIDFMLTDYWRLGEISVFKHLQEYAMRAKNVTRGYLFLIFNALLLFFSVPIIDIITNIIFASSNSTTVLKNFPFVAMYPLTFYNFPYYEIVYISQMIATSICGLLILATDTLIASALLHTCGHFQILKANLKQVDSDIYCLNNLKNNSESISAISYRIKIQISHIIKHHQVILWFCDNMEQNFHLMLLLQTLTSSLIFCFVGLQVSTTLMDQSKLMKYGSHLIMAVFQLLLFCLPGDMLISQSSDIRQAVYSIQWYRVSNFIRCETWMIMLRSQKPSYITAGKLYIMHLENFSATLSTAVSYFMMLRSFGVEA; translated from the exons atgaatgtTGAAAACTATATATTCATAAACCTGTTTGTTCTCAAATTTGTTGGACTTTATCCAATAAATGTTTTAAGATATGCTATATGCATTAGTTCCGTTATACTTATAGTTATACCATTAGTAGCATACGTTAATGAAAATCGCGATAATCTGAACGATCTTTTGGAAACAAG TTCTACTTTACTGACAATATTGCTTGGTATATTAAAGTCCTTAATCTGGttttttaagagaaaaaaattggAACTTCTTATTGACTTCATGCTAACAGATTATTGGAGATTAGGAGAAATTAGTGTTTTTAAACACTTACAGGAATATGCAAT GCGTGCTAAAAACGTTACGAGGggatatctatttttaatatttaatgctttACTACTTTTCTTCAGTGTGCCTATCATTgatataattactaatataatttttgcttcgagcaatagtacaactgttctaaaaaattttcccTTTGTTGCAATGTATCCTTTGACTTTTTATAACTTTCCGTACTATGAG ATAGTTTATATATCTCAAATGATAGCAACAAGTATTTGTGGTTTGCTGATTCTTGCAACTGATACTTTAATTGCAAGTGCTTTGCTTCACACATGTGGCCATTTTCAAATACTTAAAGCGAATTTAAAGCAAGTAGACTCAGATATTTACTGT ttgaataatttaaaaaataattcagaaagcATAAGTGCAATTTCATATAGAATAAAGATTCAAATATCGCACATTATTAAGCATCATCAAGTGATACTTTG GTTTTGTGATAATatggaacaaaattttcatctGATGCTGTTACTGCAAACTCTGACCAGTAGTCTTATATTCTGTTTTGTCGGTTTACAAGTTTCTACA ACGTTAATGGATCAATCTAAGTTAATGAAATACGGTTCACATTTAATAATGGCAGTGTTCCAATTACTGCTTTTCTGTTTGCCTGGGGATATGTTAATCTCTCAG AGTAGTGACATACGTCAAGCtgtatattctatacaatGGTACAGAgtgtcaaattttattaggtGTGAAACATGGATGATCATGTTACGTTCGCAAAAACCTAGTTACATTACAGCAGGGAAGTTATACATTATGCATTTAGAAAACTTCAGTGcg ACTCTCAGTACTGCGGTATCATATTTCATGATGCTCCGTAGCTTTGGTGTGGAAGCTTAA